Below is a genomic region from Actinoallomurus bryophytorum.
GTCTCCACCGCGACGTTCGACCTGCTCGCCTGGGTACTGATCGCCTGGCTGGCGCTGCGTCTGCTGCGCACCGGCGACGGCCGCTGGTGGCTCGCGATGGGAGCCGCCGTCGGCGTCGGCACGCTCAACAAGTACCTGGTCGGGCTGTTGGTGGTCGCCCTGGTCGTCGCCGTCCTCGCGGTCGGCCCGCGCGACGTGCTGCGCGGCCGGTGGCTCGTCGCCGGAGTGGTCATCGCGGTCGTCCTCGCCGCGCCCAACCTGTGGTGGCAGGCCACGCACGGCTGGCCACAGCTGACCGTCGCCGGCGGGATCAGCGCCGACGACGGGACCGAGAACCGCGTGCTGTTCGTCCCGATGCAGATCGCGTTCCTGTCGCCGCTGCTCGTCCCGGTCTGGATCGCGGGCATCCGCCGGCTGTGGCGCGACCCCGGCCTGCGGTGGGCGCGGTCGATGGCGGTCGCGTACCCCGTGCTGTGCGTACTGGTGCTGGCCTCGGGCGGCAAGCCGTACTACGCGCTTCCACTGCTCCTCGTGCTGACGGCCGCGGGCTGCGAACCGCTGGTCCGGTGGGCGCGGGGCCGGTGGCGGGTCGCGACGGTGGTCGTCGCGGGCCTGGTCGCGGCCGCCACGTCCGCCGTGATCACCTTGCCCGTGCTGCCGGCGGACTCGCTGTCCGTACCCAACGCGATCAACGAGGAGCAGGGCGAGCAGATCGGCTGGCAGCGGCTCACCGCGGCGGTGGCGGCGGGGTGGTCCGCCGTCCCTGCCGCGCAGCGGTCCCGCGCCGTGATCTTCGCCGAGAACTACGGTGAGGCGGGCGCGATCGCACGGTACGGGCCGAACCGCGGCCTGCCCGAGCCGTACTCCGGGCACATGAGCAACGCCGACTGGGGCCCTCCGCCGGACTCGTCCAACGGGCCGGTCGTGGTGGTGGCCCAGGAAGGCGACCAGAGCATCGGGCGATTCTTCACGGGCTGCCGCGTCGTGGGCCACGTCGACACCGGGCGGGGCGTGGACAACCAGGAGCAGGGCGCGCCGGTCACGCTCTGTTCGGGGACGACCAGGCCGTGGTCCGCGCTGTGGCCGAGCCTGCGCCACTACTACTGACGAGGGCGCACCAGACCGTCGAACAGCGGCGTCTGTCGCCATCTCCGCACCTCCTCCGCGTGCAGATCCTTCTATAGGCGAAGCTAGATGGGCCGTAACATGTGGGCTCGCCGTGCGGAAGGAGGAGGCCGGGTGGCCAAGAGCGAACGGCACCCGAGTGCGATCGGGCAGGCACTGCTGGCGCTCGGTGACCAATGGACGCTGCTGATGCTCCAGCGGGCGTTCCTCACCCGCACGCGCCGCTTCGCGGGCTGGCGCGACCAGCTCGGCATGTCCGAGTCCGTGCTGGCCGGCCGCCTCAAGGAGATGGTCGCCGGTGACCTGCTGCGCCCCAGCCCGTACCGCGAGGAGGGCCGCGGCCGCACCGAGTACCTCCTGACGGACCGCGCGCTCGAGCTGTGGCCGATGCTGGTGGTGATCTGGGCCTGGGAGTACGAATGGATTCACCGCCCGGACATGCCGGTGCTGATCCACGACGCGTGCGGTGAGCACGCCGGCGTCGATGTCGGCTGCTCGGCGTGCGGCGAGGCTCCGATCACCGCGCGCGAGACCGAGGCCGAGCGCGGGCAGAGCGCCACGTTCGCGCAGGTCGCCGTCCCGCGCCATCACCGCCGGACGGTACGCGACCGGGTCCCCCGCGACCCGCTGTCGCACTTTCCCGAGACCTTGGAGCTGCTGGGCGACCGGTGGAGCACGGCGATCCTGGCGGCGTCGTTCCTGCGGATCCGGAGGTTCGCGGACCTGCAGGCCGAGCTGGGCGTGGCACCGTCGATCCTGGCGGACCGGCTCCGGCGGTTCACCGAGCTGAAGGTGCTCAAGCCGGTCGACGGACCGGCCGGTCGCCGCGAGTACCGGCTGACCGGCAAGGGCCTGGCGTTCTTCGGCGTCTTCGCGTTCCTCGTCGAGTGGGCACAGCGCTGGTACACCGGGCCGCCGGACAGCACGCTGCTCATCACCCACCAGGGCTGCGGCAGGCCGCTGGTCCCGTTCCTCCGCTGCCGCTCCTGCCATGAGCGCCTCACCAGGTCCGGCGTCCACTTCGACAGCCCCGACGGCTCCGTGCGCATCCTCCCTTCGCCCGGTTAGACCAGACCGGCGGCGAGGGACTCGGCGATCGAGGCGGGCCGCCGGCCGGTGAGGCCGCCCGGGTTGCCAGATGCTCCACAGACGGCGTAAACATATGAAAACTTCTCACGTTTTGAGTCGGTACGTGAACCGGTCACGGTTCTCGAAAGAAGGCACTTTCATGTCCACTGCTGACACCGGGTCCACGACCACAACGCCGAGGTATTGACCGCTCGTGCCCGATTCGATCACCTCTAGGCCAGAGTCGGCCGCCTGCGTTGACTTGCTGACTTCTCTTACCATAGCTTCGGCGCACCACCACGGCCTGGAGGAAGACGATGGCTGTCTTCGCTGCTCGAGCACGCACTTTGCACCCGTCAGAGAAGGTCGCTCGCTATCGCGATCTGGGCTACTGGACCGACGAGACGATCGACCAGATCTTCCGCGACCAGGTCGCACGCCGGCCCGATGATCTAGCCCTCGTGGACTCCCGCGGC
It encodes:
- a CDS encoding glycosyltransferase family 39 protein, which produces MNPERPVTGGRPAFAAVPVGIIAAGIAVTLFALSSRYGFHRDELYFMAAGAHPAWGYVDQPPLTPIVARAATALFGNTPTGLRVPATLAAAATIIVVALVARELGGGRGAQVLAALSAAVSGFVLAVGHMVSTATFDLLAWVLIAWLALRLLRTGDGRWWLAMGAAVGVGTLNKYLVGLLVVALVVAVLAVGPRDVLRGRWLVAGVVIAVVLAAPNLWWQATHGWPQLTVAGGISADDGTENRVLFVPMQIAFLSPLLVPVWIAGIRRLWRDPGLRWARSMAVAYPVLCVLVLASGGKPYYALPLLLVLTAAGCEPLVRWARGRWRVATVVVAGLVAAATSAVITLPVLPADSLSVPNAINEEQGEQIGWQRLTAAVAAGWSAVPAAQRSRAVIFAENYGEAGAIARYGPNRGLPEPYSGHMSNADWGPPPDSSNGPVVVVAQEGDQSIGRFFTGCRVVGHVDTGRGVDNQEQGAPVTLCSGTTRPWSALWPSLRHYY
- a CDS encoding winged helix-turn-helix transcriptional regulator — encoded protein: MAKSERHPSAIGQALLALGDQWTLLMLQRAFLTRTRRFAGWRDQLGMSESVLAGRLKEMVAGDLLRPSPYREEGRGRTEYLLTDRALELWPMLVVIWAWEYEWIHRPDMPVLIHDACGEHAGVDVGCSACGEAPITARETEAERGQSATFAQVAVPRHHRRTVRDRVPRDPLSHFPETLELLGDRWSTAILAASFLRIRRFADLQAELGVAPSILADRLRRFTELKVLKPVDGPAGRREYRLTGKGLAFFGVFAFLVEWAQRWYTGPPDSTLLITHQGCGRPLVPFLRCRSCHERLTRSGVHFDSPDGSVRILPSPG